A single region of the Buteo buteo chromosome 18, bButBut1.hap1.1, whole genome shotgun sequence genome encodes:
- the FAM181B gene encoding protein FAM181B, with the protein MAVPAALLSPHHLLSFCFPAAGGLLGYADLEKGYEGGGGGGAGEAGDFKEATRDLLSFIDSASSNIKLALDKPVKSKRKVNHRKYLQKQIKRCTGIIASPPPPPPAPPPPAAASSSSSSSSSSSSSSPPAACPAKPPPRREASQAASSLQSKSLAALFGSLQQGRGPAAGGGGEAAGGGAANGGGGGGGAAAAGGPRKVPLRDRNLPPSFFTEPALPAAARGPPPGAKELEKGGGGGGGAEATEFFELLGPEYGALLPEHAAPPDAFPGGGAAARLPAELGLEHGLYEAPLPLPAAHHHPLLGGLLYPEPPWSPAGPCSPPKKAPAEALRPLYPGGGEPAPGSGGGEEPGGHLSPGFAPFFPECPLPPPQVPYDYSAGYHRPAYPGL; encoded by the coding sequence ATGGCCGTGCCAGCCGCCCTGCTCAGCCCGCACCACCTCCTCTCCTTCTGcttccccgccgccggcggcctcCTGGGCTATGCCGACCTGGAGAAGGGCTacgagggcggcggcggcgggggcgcgggcGAGGCGGGCGACTTTAAAGAAGCCACCAGGGACCTGCTGAGCTTCATCGACTCGGCCTCCAGCAACATCAAGCTGGCGCTGGACAAGCCGGTGAAGTCCAAGCGGAAGGTGAACCATCGGAAGTACCTGCAGAAGCAGATCAAGCGCTGCACCGGCATCATcgcctctccccccccgccgcctcccgccccgccgccgcccgctgccgcttcctcctcctcctcctcctcctcctcctcctcctcctcctccccgcccgccgcctgccccgccaagcccccgccgcgccgggagGCCTCGCAGGCGGCCAGCAGCCTCCAGAGCAAGAGCCTGGCGGCCCTTTTCggctccctgcagcagggacggggcccggcggccggcggcggaggagaggcggcgggcggcggggcggcgaacggcggcggcggcggcgggggggcagcggcggcgggcggcccgcGGAAAGTGCCGCTGCGGGACCGCAACCTGCCGCCCTCCTTCTTCACGGAgccggcgctgcccgccgcagcccgcgggccgccgccgggggccaaggagctggagaagggaggaggaggaggcggcggggcggagGCGACCGAGTTCTTCGAGCTGCTGGGCCCCGAGTACGGCGCGTTGCTGCCCGAACACGCCGCCCCGCCGGACGCCttccccggcggcggggcagccGCCCGCCTGCCCGCCGAGCTGGGCTTGGAGCACGGTCTCTACGAAGCGCCGCTGCCTCTGCCCGCCGCCCACCATCACCCGTTGCTGGGCGGGCTGCTCTACCCCGAGCCGCCCTGGAGCCCGGCCGGGCCTTGCAGCCCCCCGAAGaaggcgccggccgaggcgcTTCGCCCGCTCTaccccggcggcggggagccggcccccggcagcggcggcggcgaggaGCCCGGCGGGCACTTGTCGCCGGGGTTCGCCCCCTTCTTCCCCGAGTGCCCGCTGCCCCCGCCGCAGGTGCCCTACGACTACAGCGCCGGCTACCACCGCCCGGCCTACCCCGGCCTGTAG
- the PRCP gene encoding lysosomal Pro-X carboxypeptidase yields the protein MLRLLLLLLPLGGPAALPTPPRRHRAAAAPPPARYLTRYLRQQIDHFGFDENLTFQQRYLVADQHWKKDNGPILFYTGNEGDITWFCNNTGFMWDVAEELNAMLVFAEHRYYGESLPFGNESFSDSKHLNYLTSEQALADFAVLIEYLKTTIAGARYSPVIAIGGSYGGMLAAWFRMKYPHVVVGALAASAPIWQFGDLVPCGTYFSIVTNDFKKSGTGCSESIRNSWNAINHLSSTDAGLQWLSSTFHLCSPLKNLQDAALLKNWLSETWINLAMVNYPYKADFLQPLPAWPIQEVCKFLKDPSLSDKLLLQNVFQAVNLYYNYSGEASCLDMSETATKNLGQLGWYYQACTEMVMPMCTDGVNDMFEPQKWDFDALSEECYKLWGVRPRPSWILSMYGGKNISSHSNIVFSNGGLDPWSAGGVTQNITDSLVAIVIPDGAHHLDLRSRNPLDPKSVQQARALEIRYMKQWIEKARRNH from the exons ATTGATCACTTTGGATTTGATGAAAATCTTACATTCCAGCAACGGTATCTAGTAGCAGATCAGCACTGGAAGAAAGACAATGGACCAATACTATTTTATACAGGCAACGAAGGAGACATCACATGGTTCTGCAACAATACG GGTTTTATGTGGGATGTGGCTGAAGAACTTAATGCCATGCTAGTGTTTGCTGAACATAGATATTATGGAGAATCTTTGCCCTTTGGGAATGAGTCTTTCAGC GATTCCAAGCATCTGAATTACCTGACATCAGAACAAGCTCTGGCAGACTTCGCAGTACTAATTGAGTACTTAAAAACGACCATTGCAGGAGCCCGTTACAGTCCTGTCATAGCTATAGGAGGATCTTACGGAGGAATGCTTGCAGCCTGGTTTAGGATGAAGTACCCCCATGTGGTAGTTGG AGCTCTGGCAGCCTCTGCCCCAATCTGGCAGTTTGGTGATTTGGTTCCATGTGGCACTTATTTCAGCATAGTGACCAATGATTTCAAAAAGAGTGGGACAGGCTGCTCAGAAAGCATCCGGAATTCCTGGAATGCCATTAACCACCTTTCCTCAACAG atgCAGGTTTACAGTGGCTTTCCAGCACATTTCATTTGTGCAGCCCATTAAAAAATCTTCAGGATGCTGCTCTATTGAAAAATTGGCTGAGTGAAACATGGATAAATTTGGCGATGGTGAACTATCCCTATAAAGCTGACTTCTTGCAGCCTTTGCCAGCTTGGCCTATACAG GAAGTCTGCAAGTTCTTGAAGGATCCCAGTCTCTCTGACAAATTGTTGCTGCAGAATGTGTTCCAGGCGGTAAATTTATACTACAATTATTCAGGAGAAGCCTCATGCTTAGACATGTCTGAGACTGCAACAAAGAATCTGGGCCAGTTGGGTTGGTACTATCAG GCTTGCACTGAGATGGTGATGCCCATGTGCACAGATGGTGTCAATGACATGTTCGAGCCTCAGAAATGGGACTTCGATGCACTTTCAGAAGAGTGTTATAAGCTGTGGGGAGTGAGGCCTCGTCCCTCTTGGATTCTTTCTATGTATGGAGGGAAAAACATAAGTTCACACAGCAACATTGTCTTCAG CAATGGTGGCCTGGACCCATGGTCTGCAGGTGGGGTGACCCAGAACATCACTGATTCCCTCGTGGCAATTGTGATCCCAGATGGAGCCCATCACCTGGACCTACGCAGCCGCAACCCTTTGGACCCCAAATCTGTGCAGCAAGCTCGAGCCTTGGAAATCCGCTACATGAAGCAGTGGATTGAAAAGGCCAGACGCAACCACTGA